A stretch of the Notamacropus eugenii isolate mMacEug1 chromosome 2, mMacEug1.pri_v2, whole genome shotgun sequence genome encodes the following:
- the LOC140523567 gene encoding olfactory receptor 1f45-like, producing MYIYMCVYIFIQVYIHTMENGNYTTVSQFILLGLSSQPEKQELIFVLFLVMYLIGAAGNLLIILAIGLNSHLHTPMYFFLSNLSLVDFCFTSATVPKMLLNIHTKIQSISREGCLTQIYFCILLANMDNFLLTAMAYDRYIAICYPLQYTTMMSSQLCGLMLAGSWLIANFHSLLHTLLMARLDFCAKNVMPYFFCDLVPLLQLSCSDTHLNQFMILLVGGLIVLIPFICILISYTHIVLAVLKVPSARGKQKAFSTCGSHLTVVILFYGTITGVYLNPSSSHSAEKDSVASVMYMVVTPMLNPFIYCLRNNEMKRALRKVFSTQTSHSL from the coding sequence CATGGAGAATGGAAACTATACCACTGTCTCTCAATTCATCCTATTGGGCCTCTCTAGCCAGCCAGAGAAACAAGAACTCATCTTTGTGTTGTTCCTGGTCATGTACCTGATTGGAGCAGCAGGGAATCTACTCATCATCCTGGCCATTGGCTTGAACTCCCACCTCCACacccccatgtacttcttcctcagCAACCTGTCCCTAGTAGATTTCTGTTTTACCTCTGCCACAGTCCCCAAGATGCTGCTAAACATTCATACAAAGATTCAGTCTATTTCCCGTGAGGGCTGTCTAACCCAAATCTATTTCTGCATCTTGCTGGCAAATATGGATAATTTCCTCTTGACCGCAATGGCCTACGACCGTTACATAGCCATCTGCTACCCCCTGCAGTACACCACTATGATGAGCTCACAGCTCTGTGGTCTGATGCTGGCTGGGTCCTGGCTCATTGCTAACTTCCACTCCCTGCTTCACACTCTCCTTATGGCCCGTTTAGACTTTTGTGCAAAGAATGTCATGCCATACTTCTTTTGTGATCTGGTTCCTCTCCTTCAGCTCTCTTGCTCTGACACACACCTCAACCAGTTCATGATTTTGCTGGTGGGTGGGCTGATTGTCCTCATTCCCTTTATTTGCATTCTTATCTCCTATACTCACATTGTATTGGCTGTGCTTAAGGTTCCCTCTGCCCGGGGCAAGCAGAAGGCCTTCTCCACTTGTGGCTCCCACCTCACTGTGGTCATTCTGTTCTATGGAACCATCACTGGGGTCTACTTGAATCCATCATCATCTCACTCTGCTGAAAAGGATTCAGTGGCATCAGTAATGTATATGGTAGTTACTCCTATGCTAAACCCCTTCATCTACTGCCTGAGGAACAATGAGATGAAAAGGGCCCTGAGGAAAGTGTTCAGCACACAGACCTCTCACAGTCTATGA